The following proteins are encoded in a genomic region of Enterocloster clostridioformis:
- a CDS encoding alpha/beta hydrolase family esterase: MKEANGFYMYVSTRACYDPAKTIFVFAPGEMAADLSLAEQFARQSGWQALSEYDGAVLILPLAPEGWNAQSHSLPGLIYDRVCGQVGSRNGKSLFGREGKLWCWETMLYLVGYEDGAVFAGNCAVAEPNRFAAAALIGGAPDDYSAGAFPSSHWLVRHVSSDYAKRNDQIPSSLWLIGAPETAVRQALEYFGRSGGLGRLPGQVSMGALKASCYENEANPAQRLLLSKETGITGLSLAHTILEEYFEHTIRWKDGPDGTLGLHLGRSGFYQTPRFVHHSVTVGCLEYACSLHFPDGCPADRVKGLPILFSVHGRGEPVWLFAEKNGWDVLADETRAFVLVCPDSPGNIWQLERDGQVFGAMIDRLCADYGLDRTRVYLTGFSNGGAITREVGTAFPELFAAIAPSNAPVDAPGLAADSPVSPGLLRSGYELPYWVCVGDNDPAAGTDVDEQLEVMLAVNGCQARAGAGFTTRFAPDEIRTGENYYTSARGYAQGERFRTLVYCGRDGLPRVGYTVMKNMPHGAICEQSRATWEFLRHFRRPAGSRQIEYLPD, encoded by the coding sequence ATGAAAGAGGCCAACGGATTTTACATGTATGTGTCCACCAGGGCCTGCTATGACCCGGCCAAAACAATTTTCGTCTTCGCACCCGGGGAGATGGCGGCGGACTTGTCCCTGGCGGAGCAGTTTGCCCGGCAGTCAGGCTGGCAGGCGTTGTCCGAATACGATGGGGCGGTGCTGATTCTCCCTCTGGCTCCGGAGGGATGGAACGCACAGTCCCATTCCCTGCCGGGCTTAATTTATGACCGGGTTTGCGGCCAGGTGGGGAGCCGCAACGGCAAGAGTCTGTTTGGCCGGGAAGGAAAGCTCTGGTGCTGGGAGACCATGCTCTACCTGGTTGGGTATGAGGACGGGGCGGTATTTGCCGGAAATTGTGCGGTGGCGGAACCGAACCGCTTTGCCGCGGCTGCTCTGATCGGGGGAGCACCGGATGACTATTCGGCAGGGGCGTTTCCCTCCAGCCATTGGCTGGTGCGCCATGTGAGCAGTGACTACGCGAAACGCAACGATCAGATTCCCAGCAGCCTCTGGCTGATCGGCGCACCCGAGACGGCTGTCCGGCAGGCTCTGGAATATTTCGGAAGATCGGGCGGCCTTGGCCGGCTGCCCGGACAGGTATCCATGGGAGCGCTGAAGGCCAGCTGCTATGAGAATGAGGCCAACCCGGCTCAGCGTCTGCTGCTGTCAAAGGAGACCGGGATCACCGGCCTATCCCTGGCCCACACCATTCTCGAGGAATATTTTGAGCACACCATCCGATGGAAGGACGGGCCGGACGGGACTTTGGGCTTGCATCTGGGGCGCAGCGGATTTTACCAGACCCCACGGTTTGTCCACCATTCGGTCACAGTGGGCTGTCTGGAATATGCCTGTTCCCTCCATTTCCCTGACGGCTGTCCGGCGGACAGGGTGAAAGGGCTGCCGATTCTGTTCAGTGTACATGGCAGAGGGGAGCCGGTATGGCTCTTCGCTGAAAAGAACGGATGGGACGTGCTGGCGGACGAGACTCGGGCCTTTGTCCTGGTGTGCCCGGACTCCCCGGGAAACATCTGGCAGCTGGAGCGGGACGGACAGGTCTTTGGGGCCATGATTGACCGGCTTTGCGCGGATTACGGCCTGGACCGTACCAGGGTATATCTGACCGGATTCTCCAACGGTGGCGCCATCACAAGGGAGGTGGGGACCGCTTTTCCCGAACTGTTTGCAGCCATTGCCCCCAGCAACGCCCCTGTCGACGCGCCAGGACTGGCGGCGGACAGCCCTGTCTCGCCGGGACTGCTTCGCTCCGGGTATGAGCTGCCCTACTGGGTGTGCGTGGGGGACAATGACCCCGCAGCGGGCACGGATGTGGACGAACAGCTGGAGGTCATGCTGGCGGTCAATGGCTGCCAGGCACGGGCCGGCGCCGGTTTTACCACCCGCTTTGCGCCCGATGAAATCCGCACCGGTGAGAACTATTACACCTCCGCCCGCGGATATGCCCAGGGGGAGCGGTTCAGAACTCTGGTCTACTGTGGACGGGACGGGCTGCCGCGGGTGGGATACACCGTGATGAAGAATATGCCCCACGGGGCGATCTGCGAGCAGAGCCGGGCCACCTGGGAGTTTCTGCGGCATTTTCGCCGGCCTGCAGGCAGCAGGCAAATTGAATATCTGCCGGATTAA
- a CDS encoding iron-containing alcohol dehydrogenase, with protein MGYQIKIPSCVYAGVGSIEEIGTILKQESSKKALVFTDKGVAGAGLLDKLTAVLERTGVEYKVFDGLNPEPAYTDVEKVVEQMNREDGDIIIAIGGGSVMDAAKLCSLLKGSSCTVTDLLTDPLLASKQMKTIMIPTTCGTGSEATCNAIVAIPEEQSKKGIVNAEMIPDYVILDAQMIAGLPASIVAATGVDALAHVVECFTSKKATPLSDTYAAAGAKLIFRNIEEAYKNPGDMEARSNMMLGAFYGGVAITGSGTTAVHALSYPLGGKYHIPHGVSNAILFAHVMAFNKDACAGRLGVLCDAVYPERAALGTEEKADYMIGRIAAIVENTEIPIHLNAFGVKMEDLDFLVDAGSKQQRLLVNNRKKLSLEDIRTIYLKVLKEE; from the coding sequence ATGGGATATCAGATTAAAATTCCATCCTGCGTGTATGCGGGTGTGGGAAGTATCGAGGAAATTGGGACGATTTTAAAGCAGGAGTCGTCAAAGAAGGCTCTGGTATTTACTGATAAGGGAGTGGCCGGAGCCGGGCTTTTGGATAAGCTGACGGCCGTGCTGGAGCGTACAGGCGTGGAATACAAGGTGTTCGACGGGCTGAATCCGGAACCCGCTTACACCGATGTGGAGAAGGTTGTGGAGCAGATGAACCGGGAAGATGGAGACATCATTATCGCTATCGGCGGCGGCAGCGTCATGGACGCGGCCAAGCTCTGCTCCCTGTTAAAAGGCTCCTCCTGCACTGTGACGGACCTTCTGACGGATCCGCTGTTGGCGTCAAAGCAGATGAAAACCATCATGATCCCTACCACCTGCGGGACCGGCTCCGAGGCAACCTGTAATGCCATCGTAGCGATCCCGGAGGAACAGTCCAAAAAGGGCATTGTGAATGCGGAGATGATACCGGATTACGTAATCCTGGACGCACAGATGATCGCGGGCCTTCCGGCCTCCATCGTGGCAGCTACAGGCGTGGATGCCCTGGCCCATGTGGTGGAGTGCTTCACCTCAAAGAAAGCGACTCCCTTAAGCGACACGTACGCGGCGGCAGGCGCAAAGCTGATCTTCAGGAATATTGAGGAGGCGTACAAAAATCCCGGTGACATGGAGGCCAGAAGCAACATGATGCTGGGCGCCTTTTACGGCGGAGTGGCCATTACCGGCAGCGGCACAACCGCGGTCCACGCCTTAAGCTATCCCCTGGGCGGAAAATACCATATCCCCCACGGCGTGTCCAACGCAATCCTGTTCGCCCATGTGATGGCGTTCAATAAGGACGCCTGCGCCGGCCGGCTGGGGGTACTCTGCGACGCGGTATATCCGGAGCGCGCGGCTCTTGGAACAGAGGAGAAGGCGGATTACATGATCGGGCGGATCGCCGCAATCGTTGAGAACACGGAGATTCCCATCCATTTAAATGCTTTTGGTGTGAAAATGGAGGACCTGGATTTCCTGGTGGATGCAGGCAGTAAACAGCAGAGACTGCTGGTGAACAACAGGAAGAAGCTGAGTCTGGAGGACATTCGCACCATTTATTTAAAAGTGTTGAAGGAGGAGTAG
- a CDS encoding four-carbon acid sugar kinase family protein, with amino-acid sequence MTELMIIADDFTGALDAGVHFAERGIGTRVIVSLDHDRSWEEGIRSGETTVLVIDAETRHVSPDQAYRKVFAIAKDAREAGIPYIYKKTDSALRGNIGSELEAAYRAAGEPFLSFVPALPQMNRITRGGRQYIDGVPVSKSVFGRDPFEPVTKDLVKDIIRLQSEIPVIETHGEAQPGPGQAGIVVYDATTEADIRRIGADLTVTGQNRLMAGCAGFAAILPDLLGLKRQEPETAALERRLFVICGSVNPITRRQLDWGERVGYPRIYMAAEEKLNPEFWKSEQGAGLTRRLTQESSENDCVILDTNDREGERNTLEYARELGMDTGQVRSRIPETLGIILKNMLDCGLHAVILMTGGDTLLGFMKEIRQWELQPIRQIRPGCVLTKLYYCGREHHIITKSGGFGEENLLSELTEELKGK; translated from the coding sequence GTGACTGAATTGATGATCATCGCGGATGATTTCACAGGCGCTCTGGACGCGGGGGTTCATTTCGCGGAGAGAGGGATCGGAACCAGAGTGATTGTCAGCCTGGACCATGACAGAAGCTGGGAGGAAGGGATCAGGTCCGGGGAGACCACGGTGCTGGTCATTGACGCAGAGACCAGACATGTGTCCCCGGACCAGGCGTACCGCAAGGTGTTCGCAATTGCAAAGGACGCCAGGGAGGCGGGAATTCCCTATATTTACAAGAAAACGGATTCAGCGCTTCGGGGAAACATTGGCAGTGAGCTGGAGGCCGCCTACCGCGCGGCCGGTGAACCATTCCTAAGTTTTGTCCCCGCCTTGCCGCAGATGAATCGGATTACCAGAGGCGGCAGGCAGTATATCGACGGAGTGCCGGTCAGCAAGAGCGTGTTCGGCCGGGATCCCTTTGAGCCGGTCACCAAGGATTTGGTGAAGGATATTATCCGCCTGCAAAGCGAAATTCCTGTCATTGAGACTCACGGCGAGGCGCAGCCGGGCCCGGGGCAAGCGGGAATCGTGGTGTACGACGCAACAACCGAGGCGGATATCAGGAGAATTGGAGCGGATTTAACCGTAACAGGGCAGAACCGCCTGATGGCGGGATGTGCGGGGTTTGCGGCGATTCTGCCTGATCTTCTGGGCCTGAAGCGCCAGGAGCCGGAGACGGCGGCGCTGGAGCGCAGATTGTTTGTGATCTGCGGCAGCGTGAATCCGATTACCAGGAGGCAGCTTGACTGGGGAGAGAGGGTGGGGTATCCGCGAATCTACATGGCGGCTGAGGAAAAGCTGAATCCGGAGTTCTGGAAGTCGGAGCAGGGAGCCGGCCTGACGCGCCGGCTGACACAGGAGAGCAGTGAAAATGACTGCGTGATTCTGGACACCAACGACCGTGAGGGCGAGCGGAACACTCTGGAGTACGCCAGGGAATTGGGCATGGACACCGGGCAGGTGCGCAGCAGAATCCCGGAAACGTTGGGCATTATTTTGAAGAATATGCTGGATTGCGGGCTCCATGCCGTTATACTGATGACAGGGGGAGATACGCTTCTGGGATTTATGAAGGAGATCCGGCAGTGGGAGCTGCAGCCGATCCGGCAGATCCGGCCGGGCTGCGTGCTGACAAAGCTGTACTACTGCGGCCGGGAACATCACATCATCACCAAATCCGGCGGTTTCGGGGAAGAGAACCTGCTGTCGGAGTTAACGGAAGAATTAAAAGGAAAATAG
- a CDS encoding sigma-54-dependent transcriptional regulator, with translation MERKYRILGIAPYENLKNAMVTEAAKYEDIEMVVYTGNLEDGAQLALQHMNEGFDILISRGGTAELIRKIASIPVIEITLSINDILRAILLVGNLTEAYAVVGYPTVTQPAHVLCEMMNYRMNIITIHSPDELDPVLKELKAGGCNFILCDVITEMMAREAGVEPILILSGPESIDIAIDYSINMCRVLAETKARSRLFTRALDMQGMKTVIMKQDGSILFSTYNEKNISSVTGYLKKLAESPHSMSAKAFHMIENRLYSISAEETTFLEEPCYIFCLEQNPFPVGGSKHGIRFSTCTEVSVMYSSSFYSLTSSARLMEEKIRMINQTTLPVMILGERGSGKNQLAAKLYLESSMQRYPYITIDCQVLNERTWNYIISNYNSPLNDKNNTIFISNLQALSRHQQEQLLSFLVDTNAHKRNRIILSCSQTLDRDLPDPSRNFIDYLPCTTVYMPPLRELTDDIQGSSNLYLNAMNVEMSKQIVGFTPEALALLMSYQWPDNFMQLKRVLAELVMLTSTAYIQRDTVFEVIEKEKRQYVPTTADLFDYNRPLGEMTREIVKVVLSQCGGNQTLAAKRLGIGRTTLWRYLNETD, from the coding sequence ATGGAAAGAAAATATCGGATACTGGGAATTGCGCCCTATGAGAATTTAAAAAACGCCATGGTCACAGAGGCGGCAAAATACGAAGATATAGAAATGGTTGTCTACACGGGAAACCTGGAGGACGGGGCCCAGCTGGCCCTGCAGCATATGAACGAGGGCTTTGATATCCTGATCTCCCGGGGCGGGACCGCCGAGCTGATCCGGAAAATCGCTTCCATACCCGTCATTGAGATCACTCTGTCCATCAATGACATCCTGCGCGCGATCCTGCTGGTGGGAAACCTGACGGAGGCATACGCCGTGGTGGGTTACCCCACTGTCACTCAGCCGGCCCATGTGCTCTGCGAGATGATGAATTATCGCATGAACATCATTACCATCCACAGCCCGGACGAACTGGACCCTGTCTTAAAAGAGCTCAAGGCCGGAGGCTGCAATTTTATCCTGTGCGATGTGATCACCGAGATGATGGCACGGGAAGCGGGGGTGGAGCCCATCCTGATCCTGTCCGGGCCGGAAAGCATCGATATCGCCATCGATTATTCCATCAATATGTGCCGGGTGTTGGCAGAGACAAAAGCCCGCAGCCGCCTGTTCACCAGGGCCCTGGATATGCAGGGCATGAAAACAGTCATCATGAAACAGGACGGCTCTATCCTGTTTTCCACCTACAATGAGAAAAACATCTCGTCCGTCACCGGATATTTAAAAAAGCTGGCTGAGTCCCCTCACTCCATGTCGGCCAAAGCCTTTCACATGATTGAAAATAGGCTCTATTCCATCTCGGCAGAGGAAACCACGTTCCTGGAGGAACCCTGCTATATCTTCTGCCTGGAGCAGAATCCGTTTCCGGTGGGCGGAAGCAAGCACGGTATCCGCTTTTCCACCTGTACAGAAGTCTCCGTCATGTATTCCAGCAGCTTTTATTCCCTGACCTCCAGCGCAAGGCTGATGGAAGAGAAAATCCGTATGATCAACCAGACCACGCTTCCGGTGATGATTCTGGGTGAGCGTGGCTCCGGAAAAAACCAGCTGGCCGCCAAACTCTATCTGGAGAGCTCCATGCAGAGATATCCTTATATCACCATCGACTGCCAGGTGCTTAACGAGCGGACGTGGAACTATATCATCAGCAATTACAATTCGCCCCTCAACGACAAGAACAACACCATTTTTATCAGCAACCTCCAGGCACTGTCCAGACATCAGCAGGAGCAGCTACTGTCCTTTCTGGTGGACACAAATGCCCACAAGCGGAATAGAATTATTCTCTCCTGCTCCCAAACACTGGATCGGGACCTGCCGGATCCGTCCAGAAACTTTATCGACTATCTGCCCTGCACCACCGTCTACATGCCGCCGCTTCGGGAACTGACCGACGATATTCAGGGTTCCTCCAACCTGTATCTGAACGCCATGAATGTGGAGATGTCCAAACAGATCGTAGGGTTTACCCCCGAGGCTCTGGCCCTGCTCATGAGCTACCAGTGGCCGGACAATTTCATGCAGTTAAAGCGGGTATTGGCGGAGCTGGTCATGCTCACTTCCACCGCTTACATTCAGCGTGACACGGTGTTTGAGGTCATCGAGAAGGAGAAGCGGCAGTATGTGCCCACCACCGCCGACCTGTTTGACTACAACCGGCCTCTTGGCGAAATGACCCGGGAAATTGTAAAGGTTGTCCTCTCCCAATGCGGCGGCAACCAGACACTGGCTGCCAAAAGACTTGGCATTGGACGGACAACCCTGTGGAGATATTTAAATGAAACCGATTAA
- a CDS encoding alpha/beta hydrolase encodes MYVPPKVKPLCPPEERPRFEDVPYARVTLDNGQAYTLKLDIYQSPEQNTPGPCIIYIFGGGFLWGEYKQVTQKAVYCRDLVRLTKEGYTVVCPDYRLVSQSIFPACIHDVKGVVRFLKANGEKYNIDPNRIGALGNSAGGCLASMLALSANCRELEGEVGGNLEYDSSIKAAAIFYAPADLCQSIRTSAAALSGPPKDLIGTEIENVGNDNAGIIPALIVGYTGPGRSLFTLNQVLERNDPGDPDWHFIELTRKCSPVTYAGADCPPVAIFQGGRDTIVDPDQSEILYHALVKAGADATFVACSGGGHGPSLGEEIDQFAYNFLKKRL; translated from the coding sequence ATGTATGTTCCGCCAAAAGTAAAACCCCTGTGTCCGCCTGAGGAGCGGCCGCGCTTTGAAGATGTGCCATACGCCAGGGTTACGCTGGATAACGGGCAGGCTTATACCCTCAAACTGGATATTTATCAGTCACCTGAACAGAACACCCCCGGGCCCTGCATCATCTATATTTTCGGCGGCGGTTTTCTATGGGGTGAGTACAAACAGGTTACCCAGAAGGCTGTCTATTGCCGGGATCTGGTGCGCTTGACAAAGGAGGGCTACACGGTGGTCTGCCCAGACTATAGGCTGGTGAGCCAGTCCATTTTTCCTGCCTGCATTCATGATGTCAAGGGCGTGGTCCGCTTTCTGAAGGCCAACGGGGAGAAGTACAACATCGATCCAAACCGCATCGGCGCCCTGGGCAATTCCGCCGGGGGCTGCCTGGCTTCCATGCTGGCCCTCAGCGCAAACTGCAGGGAGCTGGAGGGGGAGGTGGGCGGCAACCTGGAGTACGACAGCTCCATCAAGGCTGCGGCCATCTTCTATGCGCCCGCGGATCTGTGTCAGAGTATCCGCACCAGCGCAGCCGCCCTGTCCGGCCCTCCAAAAGATCTGATCGGGACGGAGATCGAGAACGTGGGCAACGACAACGCCGGCATCATCCCGGCTCTGATCGTGGGCTACACCGGCCCGGGGCGGAGCCTTTTTACCTTAAACCAGGTTCTGGAGCGCAATGATCCCGGGGACCCGGACTGGCATTTTATCGAGCTGACTAGGAAGTGCAGCCCGGTTACCTACGCCGGCGCGGACTGTCCGCCGGTGGCGATCTTCCAGGGCGGCCGCGATACCATTGTGGACCCGGATCAGAGCGAGATTCTGTACCACGCCTTGGTGAAGGCGGGAGCGGACGCCACCTTTGTGGCCTGCTCCGGCGGCGGGCACGGTCCCTCCCTGGGGGAGGAGATCGACCAGTTTGCCTACAATTTTCTGAAAAAAAGGCTGTGA
- the dapA gene encoding 4-hydroxy-tetrahydrodipicolinate synthase: MTEIKGIIAAMQTAMHEDGSINEAEQRRQINRQIAAGVDAVFCLGTNGEFYIMSMEEKIRVMEIFVDEVKGRVPVYAGTGCIGTEETVALSRKAREIGVDVLSVITPYFAAISQEELYQHYAQVASSVDIPVVMYNIPARTGASLAPATVKRLAGEFANIAGVKDSSGNFNNILQYIQETEGMDFSVLSGNDALILWTLLAGGKGGITAIANILPTVMVDIYQNYLKGDMEKAREAQNAISRIRECFKYGNPNSVVKCATNLIGQPVGPCRKPFGILPQDAVEAIRETIDNYYGEYKNK, translated from the coding sequence GTGACTGAGATCAAGGGAATTATCGCGGCAATGCAGACCGCCATGCATGAGGACGGCAGTATCAATGAGGCGGAGCAGCGCAGACAGATCAACCGGCAGATCGCCGCAGGCGTGGACGCAGTGTTCTGTCTGGGGACCAACGGCGAGTTTTACATCATGTCCATGGAGGAGAAGATCCGTGTGATGGAGATTTTTGTGGACGAGGTAAAGGGCCGCGTTCCGGTGTACGCCGGCACCGGCTGTATCGGCACGGAGGAGACGGTGGCTTTGTCCAGAAAGGCCCGGGAAATCGGCGTGGATGTACTCTCGGTAATCACGCCCTACTTCGCGGCGATCAGCCAGGAGGAGCTGTATCAGCACTACGCCCAGGTGGCAAGTTCGGTGGACATTCCGGTGGTGATGTACAACATTCCGGCGAGAACAGGCGCCTCCCTGGCACCGGCCACTGTAAAGCGCCTGGCGGGTGAGTTCGCCAACATTGCCGGAGTGAAGGATTCCAGCGGCAATTTTAACAATATACTGCAGTATATCCAGGAAACGGAGGGCATGGACTTTTCGGTTCTCTCCGGCAACGACGCTCTGATCCTGTGGACTCTTTTAGCAGGCGGCAAGGGCGGCATTACAGCCATCGCCAACATCCTTCCCACCGTCATGGTGGACATCTACCAGAACTATTTAAAAGGCGATATGGAGAAGGCCAGGGAAGCGCAGAACGCCATTTCCAGGATCCGTGAGTGCTTCAAATACGGCAATCCCAACTCCGTTGTCAAGTGTGCGACCAATCTGATCGGCCAGCCGGTGGGACCGTGCCGCAAGCCCTTCGGCATCCTGCCCCAGGATGCGGTGGAGGCGATTAGGGAAACTATTGACAACTACTATGGGGAGTATAAAAACAAATAA
- the pdxA gene encoding 4-hydroxythreonine-4-phosphate dehydrogenase PdxA, which yields MASMKIIGITMGDPASIGPEITAKALSDPSVYERCKPLVVGDVPVMEEALKITGLSGKLKIHTIGDVSEALFEYGTIDVYHMGMVDMDKLQRGKVSAMAGNAAFQYVKKVIGLAMDHKIDATVTNALNKEAMNLAGHHYSGHTEIYADYTGTRKYTMMLAHENLRVVHVSTHVSLREACDRVKKDRILEVIRIAHQACRRLGISQPKIGVAGLNPHSGENGMFGREEIEEITPAIQAARDEGIQADGPVPPDTVFSKARGGWYDIVVAMYHDQGHIPLKVVGFVYNQEEQKWDAVAGVNITLGLPIIRASVDHGTAFDQAGTGLASELSLTNAMDYAIRMAETEEME from the coding sequence ATGGCATCTATGAAAATAATCGGAATTACCATGGGAGATCCGGCCAGCATCGGCCCGGAGATTACTGCAAAGGCATTATCGGATCCGTCGGTCTATGAGCGCTGCAAACCGCTGGTTGTGGGCGATGTCCCGGTGATGGAGGAGGCGCTGAAGATAACCGGCCTCTCCGGCAAGCTCAAAATACATACCATCGGGGATGTGAGTGAGGCGCTGTTTGAGTACGGTACCATCGACGTCTACCACATGGGTATGGTTGATATGGACAAGCTCCAGCGGGGGAAGGTCTCCGCGATGGCCGGAAATGCGGCCTTCCAGTACGTGAAAAAAGTCATCGGGCTGGCCATGGATCACAAGATTGACGCTACGGTGACCAATGCGCTGAACAAGGAAGCCATGAATCTGGCCGGCCATCATTACTCCGGCCATACCGAAATCTACGCCGATTACACAGGAACCAGGAAGTACACTATGATGTTGGCCCACGAGAATCTGAGAGTGGTCCACGTGTCCACCCATGTTTCCCTGAGAGAGGCTTGCGACCGCGTGAAAAAGGACCGTATCCTGGAGGTGATCCGCATCGCCCACCAGGCCTGCCGCCGGCTGGGTATTTCCCAGCCGAAGATCGGCGTGGCCGGCTTAAATCCTCACAGCGGGGAGAACGGCATGTTCGGAAGGGAAGAGATTGAGGAGATTACGCCGGCAATTCAGGCGGCGAGAGACGAGGGTATCCAGGCAGACGGACCGGTTCCGCCGGACACCGTATTCTCCAAGGCAAGGGGCGGTTGGTATGACATCGTTGTGGCCATGTACCATGACCAGGGGCATATCCCCTTAAAGGTGGTGGGCTTTGTCTACAACCAGGAGGAACAGAAATGGGATGCAGTGGCCGGAGTGAACATTACACTTGGTCTGCCCATCATCCGCGCTTCCGTGGATCACGGAACCGCCTTTGACCAGGCTGGCACAGGCCTTGCCAGCGAGCTCAGCCTGACCAATGCCATGGATTACGCAATCCGCATGGCTGAAACAGAGGAAATGGAATAG